In Ananas comosus cultivar F153 linkage group 14, ASM154086v1, whole genome shotgun sequence, the genomic stretch GTCACCTCGTAATTCTTGATGTCTCTTCTTCAGTCCTTGAATTCGGTGGAAGCACGCACAGAATCTTAACCAAAACTCCAAGTTATCTTCTAAAATTGCATCAATTTCCCTTCTTAACTTCTCTTCAGTAGGTGAATTATTGGAGTCATCTGTTTCATGGATGGTACTTGCATTTATATCCTTTAATTTCTCAGAACTATGGGGGTCAGAAGAGGCTTCAATTTTATCAGAAATTACATTTGTAACCACATCAGAATGCATATTTGAAGAGCTTAAGAGTTCTCTAAGTGATTGAATCTCTTCATCCTTTAAAGTATTGGCATTTCTTAATTTCCTTACAAGTTCGTTTGTCTCACAAAGATCATCTTGGTTTTTGTTTTCTAGTTCAGTAAGCCGCCTCTTTGTTTCTTTGTAATTCCGAAGAATCAAAGTGTACTCATTTAGTAATATCTTTTCTCTACCTTCCAGTCCATCTAAAAGGACTTGTTGCCAGCTCAGCTCGTGATCTTCAATTTGTGTTGCTTTTTCGTGTGATTCTTTTTCTCCGactttttcttcatcttttatGTCAGAGACCTTTTCTGAACCATTTGATGAATCCATTGAAGCCAATTCCAAAGCACCAAGAGAAACAAGATTAAATTCTTTTGATGAGTCTTGATCTCgaatttcttctccttttccgaTGCCCTGTTTGATTTCTGAATCATTGAGAGGAATCTTTTGACCTTCGTGTGATGAGTTTTCCTGCTCAAGTTGAACTTTTGTATCAAATTCAGTATTGAAACCCATTTTCGGTTCAATATCAAGATTAGAACTATCAATCTGCTCTTGCACATTTTGATTTTTCGCTTCCGCCACATCCTCCTTTATCTCACTGATCTCCGCAGCTTCTATTCCTTCCTTCAAAACTGAAGTCTGCAATTTTTCTGAAATATCATTAAAATCATCACAGACTTCAGTAATATTCGTACGAATATTCCTTGCTTCATCCTCGACAGAACGTGCCAGAGTTTGAACCTTTTTCAGCTCTTCTTCTACTTTCTTTAATCGGCCAGTCAGTTCATTTGAGTCGCTAATAAGAACCGTCTTCTCTTCctctaaattttgtaaatttttttcaagCTCACTATTTTCTGAACTTAACTGATTTATCTGTGCAGTTTGTGTTGAGACAGTGAGCTCCAAATTCACAACTTTACTCACAAGTTCGTCGATTTTTCCCGCAATTTCTTCGACCGAGCTATCAGAATTCATCTCAAAGTGCTTCATTAATTTCTCACAAATTGATTCCAACtcaattttctcattttttagagagaaatttTCTTCCTTCTCAACACTATTATCCCCCTCCAAAACTTCATTGAATTTAATTGGGGATTGACCAAACTCAACATTGAGAGCATTGAGTTTCTCTCTAGCTGACAtaattctttctttctctacaCTCGCCAGTTCAATCGACTTCTTTTGCTCTTCCTTTAAGCTTAAAATGGCTTCTTCGCAAGACTTAAGTGCAGAAGCTGTCATCAAAGCTCGTGCCTCATCATCGTTGATAATGGCACTCGCATTAAACTCATCTTGGTAATAACAGACCTCCTCTTGCATATCATTGATCTTCTTCTCAATCTCCCAATACTTTGCAATTCCACTCTCATATGCATTTTTTACGAATTCCTTCTCGGTCTGAAGAACTAATATCGACTTCTGAAGCTGGTTTATCTCTTCTTGCGCTCTCTCTTTGCTCATCTGAGGACTGCCTTTTCTACCCTGTTTCTCCTTTATGGCTGCTTGGgattctcttctcctctttatTAAGCCCTCGACTGTAGGTTTATTAATTTTACTTGAATCGATGGGTGTGATTGCTTTAGGTAAAttgtcatcttcttcctcaagtAATGCGTATTGGACTTGGTCAGGAAAAGCGGTCGCTATAGTGTGGTTGGCTCTGTGAAGCTCTCCTGATATATGATCATATCTTTCAGCTAAAGCTCTATATGCCCTGTAGGCTTCTTCAACATCAACTATAACTTCCGGCCTCCTTTTATAGTACATTTCTGCTCTTTTACCAAAGGAAtcagcttcttctccaagcagTTTGAGCATATGCTTCACCTTTTCCTCCATCTCTGAACATAAcaggaaagagaaaaggaaaaaaaaaccaaacacaCTGTAAATGTATGtatctataaatatttttgttaagGGAAAAAGAATTGTAAGGttgaaatttttaacaaaaGGAACTTTCTCActaatagaaaatgaaaggtCTCTATCTGGCAACAAGATTCATCTCTATGAGGTATCACAACTCCTCTGGCGGCATATAAGATAAGAACACTAGAAGCATCCAAGATGtattaatgtattaatttatGTTTAAGAAAGTTAGATATTCTGGCGAGATATGCACCATGGATTTGCGAAATAATGTGATATATATACACAGGTAGAATACTGAAGTCTCCCCACTCGGTAGTTTGTACATGGCTACATGTAATAATATTCTGATGCTAAGAAATGAAAATAACCTAAGGTAAACAGAATCATTGACAAACGGAAAAAAGATAATTCGGAAATGCAGAGTTgcttaaccaaaaaaaaaaaaaaaaaaaaccagaagAGCTTGTGCTGTAGACCATTCTTTGCTTAAACTTAATTGTAGAGATGTGGTAGACCAATCACAACCCTTTGTCCATTTATGTGAACATTAGAACATAATCTATTTTTACCAAAGCCATGTTGTTATCATAGGCTAGACAAAAAACTCTGTATACTGGCAAGGACCAGATGACAGATGACGCGCATTTGATTCCGGTGAAAAGGAGAAATCCCTAGACTTGGTTTCTCTTTTGCTGAAAAAGAACTTGTGCTGTAGCTAGAAAACATTATCACAGTACACCTTTATCCAAATCGGATAATCAAGGCATAATCCAATTTCCTAATATGTTCgtcaggaaaaaagaaaagaaaaagaaagaagatagtAGCTAAAATACAGTAGCAGCATGAAATTGTCGGAAAATATTAGTGCTTCAGTCAAATGTATTACAGAACGATAAAGAACAGTTAGCAACTCACAAAATCCACCTTTCAATATAGGACATTATAAAGATTAGCAATTGCCTCCACACATAGCTTTTAGAAATACCGGAATTGGTACATACGATTTATAAAGAGGAAACTTATGATTTAGTTTAATTAGATGACTTAAGTTGTTGTAAAATATTGGCGTACCAGACTGATaataaaactctctttattaCACACAAAATAACTCTCATTCACATACACCCAAAAGACTACAAACCTCACACACTACTTCACTACTAACACTACACCTCACAACACTTCCTCACCTCACACCACCACTCACACCCTTACTTCACTATATCTCACTCTTTACTCTCACTCTTACACACTCCCACCCTTTCACACCACCTCACACTCACTCACACTTGGTGTGGAGGCCTCACACCTATTTATAGGCCTCCAACCTACCTACATAAGCACTCTAGAATATTCTAGAGTACTTGCTTCTAGAACTCGCTAAAGTGCTctattagcaagtagagagCACTTTGTTCCTACAGTTTTCTAGAATGCTCCATTAGCTAGTAGAGAATTGGAAAGGGATAGAGCATTCTAGAATGTTCTattaaagagagagggagagttgcCTCTTTCAATACTCCCCCTCAACTCTAACTCTCTCTTAATGTTGCTCTGCTGAGCATTCCTAATTGCTTCGGAACTCTTCTTTGCGGTGCTTAGTC encodes the following:
- the LOC109720842 gene encoding protein NETWORKED 2D-like yields the protein MMLQRAANNAYSWWWASHIRTKQSKWLDNNLQEMEEKVKHMLKLLGEEADSFGKRAEMYYKRRPEVIVDVEEAYRAYRALAERYDHISGELHRANHTIATAFPDQVQYALLEEEDDNLPKAITPIDSSKINKPTVEGLIKRRRESQAAIKEKQGRKGSPQMSKERAQEEINQLQKSILVLQTEKEFVKNAYESGIAKYWEIEKKINDMQEEVCYYQDEFNASAIINDDEARALMTASALKSCEEAILSLKEEQKKSIELASVEKERIMSAREKLNALNVEFGQSPIKFNEVLEGDNSVEKEENFSLKNEKIELESICEKLMKHFEMNSDSSVEEIAGKIDELVSKVVNLELTVSTQTAQINQLSSENSELEKNLQNLEEEKTVLISDSNELTGRLKKVEEELKKVQTLARSVEDEARNIRTNITEVCDDFNDISEKLQTSVLKEGIEAAEISEIKEDVAEAKNQNVQEQIDSSNLDIEPKMGFNTEFDTKVQLEQENSSHEGQKIPLNDSEIKQGIGKGEEIRDQDSSKEFNLVSLGALELASMDSSNGSEKVSDIKDEEKVGEKESHEKATQIEDHELSWQQVLLDGLEGREKILLNEYTLILRNYKETKRRLTELENKNQDDLCETNELVRKLRNANTLKDEEIQSLRELLSSSNMHSDVVTNVISDKIEASSDPHSSEKLKDINASTIHETDDSNNSPTEEKLRREIDAILEDNLEFWLRFCACFHRIQGLKKRHQELRGDIERLKYDKAQMSNNGELTDPATDSTLLEKRLRALKTDLRVWIEQNELLKGELKFRYLSLNNIQEEIKEALNASIEKGVQFSSYQAARFQGEVLNMKQENDKISSKLQDGLDHMSEIQAEIEKSLSKLDENFSLSMSRNNNYGQFKHYPTKTRVPLRTFLFGNKPKKRSLFCCVNPTLQKKNSDLKSGSWH